Proteins encoded together in one Peptostreptococcaceae bacterium window:
- a CDS encoding uracil permease: protein MEKLEQKVVPISSEPEISLNKKVVLGVQHTFTMFGATVLVPLITGFDISVALFMAGVGTLLFHLITKGKVPAFLGSSFAFIPPVMAAMAASNMQYAQGGLVVAGLIYLVMAGLISIFGTEKIVSFFPPIITGPIIIVIGLKLAPTAIGMASGNWMLAVVSFAIVTAVSIYGKGFIKVLPVLVGLIGGYIFSAVTGYVDFSGIIAADWFGIPHFQMAKFNLSTIMMVAPVAIATMVEHIGDVIAIGATTNNDFMKDPGLKRTLLGDGIATSLSAMFGGPANTTYSENIGVLALTKVYDPSIMRIAACFAIILGIMPKLGAIISSVPAAVIGGISIILFGMIASIGARTLVDNKIDFNKSRNLIISAVILVLGLGGASLPVNIAGASFAVEGMALAAIVGIILNKVLPQ, encoded by the coding sequence ATGGAAAAGCTTGAACAAAAGGTTGTACCAATTTCCAGTGAACCCGAAATTTCATTGAACAAGAAGGTTGTTTTGGGGGTTCAGCATACATTCACAATGTTCGGAGCCACCGTACTTGTTCCACTAATCACAGGATTCGATATATCCGTGGCGCTTTTCATGGCCGGTGTGGGAACGCTTCTGTTCCACCTAATCACCAAAGGAAAGGTCCCGGCATTTCTTGGTTCTTCCTTCGCCTTCATCCCTCCTGTTATGGCAGCAATGGCAGCCTCCAACATGCAATACGCACAAGGGGGTCTGGTAGTAGCCGGTCTTATCTACCTTGTGATGGCCGGCCTCATAAGCATCTTTGGAACAGAGAAGATAGTCAGCTTCTTTCCTCCAATCATAACGGGCCCAATAATAATCGTAATAGGCCTTAAGCTTGCACCTACCGCAATAGGCATGGCCAGTGGAAACTGGATGCTCGCAGTAGTAAGCTTCGCTATTGTAACAGCAGTCAGCATATACGGAAAAGGCTTCATCAAGGTTCTTCCCGTGCTAGTTGGACTAATCGGAGGATATATCTTCTCCGCAGTCACAGGATACGTAGACTTTAGCGGAATCATAGCCGCAGATTGGTTCGGCATTCCCCATTTTCAAATGGCAAAATTCAACCTGAGCACAATAATGATGGTAGCTCCAGTAGCAATAGCCACGATGGTAGAGCACATTGGCGATGTAATAGCCATAGGCGCCACCACTAATAATGATTTCATGAAGGATCCAGGACTCAAAAGAACGCTTCTTGGAGACGGAATAGCAACATCGCTTTCGGCAATGTTCGGCGGACCTGCAAACACAACCTATTCCGAGAACATAGGCGTATTGGCACTTACAAAGGTTTATGATCCTTCAATCATGAGAATAGCCGCATGCTTTGCAATAATTCTTGGAATAATGCCCAAACTTGGTGCAATAATAAGTTCGGTACCTGCAGCAGTTATAGGAGGCATCTCTATCATACTCTTCGGAATGATAGCCTCTATAGGAGCCAGAACTTTGGTAGACAACAAGATAGACTTCAATAAATCCAGAAACCTTATCATTTCAGCCGTAATATTAGTTCTAGGACTTGGCGGAGCTTCCCTCCCCGTAAACATCGCCGGAGCAAGCTTTGCTGTTGAAGGCATGGCACTTGCAGCAATCGTGGGCATAATCCTCAACAAGGTTCTGCCTCAATAG
- the pyrR gene encoding bifunctional pyr operon transcriptional regulator/uracil phosphoribosyltransferase PyrR — translation MDFKTRIMDDAAINRSITRIAHEIIERNGGVENIVLVGIYTRGVYLAQKIAEKINKIEECDIKIGSLDITLYRDDLSKLGENPIVNSTNIAFSIDEKNVILIDDVLFTGRTVRAAMDALMDFGRPKSIQLAILIDRGHRELPIRPDFIGKNVPTSKNEIIHVRIFDVDGAEDVLLSERK, via the coding sequence ATGGATTTCAAGACTAGAATCATGGATGATGCCGCAATAAACCGTTCAATCACTAGAATAGCCCACGAAATAATTGAGCGCAATGGTGGAGTAGAAAACATAGTACTTGTTGGAATATATACACGGGGCGTATACCTTGCCCAAAAGATAGCCGAAAAAATAAATAAAATTGAAGAATGCGACATTAAAATAGGTTCCCTCGACATAACCCTTTACAGGGATGACCTGAGCAAACTTGGTGAAAATCCCATAGTCAACAGCACAAATATCGCATTCAGCATTGATGAAAAAAATGTAATTCTTATTGACGATGTACTCTTCACAGGACGGACTGTTAGGGCCGCAATGGACGCACTTATGGATTTCGGAAGACCTAAAAGCATACAACTTGCAATACTAATAGACAGAGGACACAGAGAGCTTCCAATAAGACCGGATTTCATCGGGAAAAATGTTCCTACCTCCAAAAACGAAATCATACATGTAAGAATTTTCGATGTCGATGGTGCCGAGGATGTTCTCCTTTCAGAAAGAAAATGA
- the cls gene encoding cardiolipin synthase: protein MNKLSKKSIAAITFIVLIVAAIFLLSYPFISMGLFGYGLSKAKGLFMTVFTVYTVLVGVVIFFESKDPAKTMAWLLILVVLPFVGFVFYIMFGHGYRRRRMFAKKKRAGSKHLENTVNLQKEMIMEYPMTGDLDSPVSQRLARLLLNNSNAIFTVNNATEIYSDGRETYSSIIRALRGAEKQIHLEYFIIKDDEIGNILREILVEKALAGVEVRLIYDSVGCWGLPKTYLNSLKESGVLVKEFFPVIFPVLSRELNYRNHRKIVVVDGKVGFVGGMNIGDEYLGNNPRLGYWRDTHMRIEGEGVYVLQNIFLKDWEFVSGEYLEGIDHYPKIDYRGDELLQISSCGPDSDWESIQQAYFTMITAAKSRIWITTPYLVPDKSLSVALKTAALSGLDVRIIMPSKPDHFTVYWASRGNIEDLMEAGVRIYTYQKGFMHSKVFIVDDTVASVGTANLDIRSLEINFEVNAFIYNRKTVRKLEMDFQSDIEESKEINLKEHKERGIGVKFLESYGRLLSPLL, encoded by the coding sequence ATGAACAAACTATCGAAAAAAAGCATAGCGGCAATTACTTTTATTGTTTTGATTGTGGCGGCAATATTTTTGTTGAGCTATCCATTCATATCAATGGGACTATTTGGATATGGTTTATCAAAAGCAAAGGGCTTGTTCATGACCGTTTTTACGGTTTACACGGTGTTGGTGGGTGTCGTTATTTTTTTTGAAAGCAAGGATCCGGCTAAGACGATGGCATGGCTTCTCATACTTGTTGTGCTTCCGTTTGTTGGATTTGTTTTCTATATTATGTTCGGACATGGCTACCGCCGCAGAAGGATGTTTGCGAAAAAGAAACGAGCTGGATCAAAGCATCTCGAAAACACGGTAAATCTGCAGAAGGAAATGATTATGGAGTATCCAATGACGGGAGACCTTGATTCTCCCGTAAGTCAAAGACTTGCAAGGCTTTTGCTCAATAATTCGAATGCGATTTTTACGGTAAATAATGCAACTGAGATATATTCAGACGGAAGAGAAACATACAGTTCGATAATAAGAGCCTTAAGAGGCGCCGAGAAACAGATACATCTGGAGTATTTCATAATAAAGGACGATGAAATTGGAAACATATTGCGGGAAATACTGGTTGAGAAAGCGCTTGCAGGAGTTGAAGTCCGTTTAATATACGACAGTGTTGGATGCTGGGGATTACCCAAGACATATCTGAACTCGCTCAAGGAAAGCGGGGTTTTAGTAAAAGAGTTTTTCCCCGTAATATTTCCTGTTTTGAGCAGAGAACTCAACTACAGGAATCACAGAAAAATAGTCGTGGTTGATGGCAAGGTGGGATTCGTTGGGGGAATGAATATTGGGGATGAGTATCTTGGCAACAATCCGCGTTTGGGATATTGGAGAGATACCCACATGCGCATCGAAGGGGAAGGCGTTTACGTACTGCAAAATATTTTTCTTAAGGATTGGGAATTTGTATCCGGAGAATACCTTGAAGGTATAGATCACTACCCCAAGATTGACTATAGAGGAGACGAGCTTTTGCAAATAAGTTCATGCGGGCCGGACTCGGATTGGGAATCGATTCAACAGGCCTATTTCACGATGATAACGGCGGCAAAGTCGAGAATTTGGATTACGACTCCCTACCTTGTTCCGGACAAGAGTCTTAGCGTTGCGTTAAAGACTGCGGCTTTGAGTGGCTTGGATGTTAGAATCATAATGCCGAGCAAGCCGGACCACTTTACCGTTTACTGGGCTTCGAGGGGAAACATTGAGGATTTGATGGAAGCGGGAGTTCGGATTTACACATATCAAAAGGGATTCATGCATAGCAAGGTCTTTATAGTGGATGATACGGTTGCATCTGTAGGAACGGCAAATCTAGACATCAGAAGCCTCGAAATAAATTTTGAAGTTAATGCTTTCATTTACAACCGCAAGACCGTCCGAAAGCTGGAAATGGATTTCCAGAGCGACATTGAGGAAAGCAAGGAAATCAACCTTAAAGAGCACAAAGAAAGAGGCATCGGGGTCAAGTTCCTGGAATCGTACGGAAGGCTTCTTTCACCGCTTCTATAG
- the asnS gene encoding asparagine--tRNA ligase: MKKFELIKEIYKNPDTYSDQKVSVAGWIRTIRASKAFGFIELNDGTFFKNVQIVFEENLENFETIKKLGISASVSVEGTLVLTPDAKQPFEIKADSIEVQGESEKTYPLQKKRHTFEYLRTIAHLRPRSNTFSAVFRVRSLVSYALHKFFQDRGFVYVHTPIITGSDCEGAGEMFRVTTLDLNDVPKNEEGKIDYENDFFGKESNLTVSGQLEAEIFALAFRNVYTFGPTFRAENSNTARHASEFWMVEPEIAFADLDDNMELAEDMIKYVINYVMEQAPDEMEFFNKFIDKGLKDRLENVANSDFGRITYTKAIELLKEAKVDFQYPVEWGCDLQTEHERYLTEKVFQKPIFVTDYPKDIKAFYMRLNDDKNTVAAMDLLVPGVGEIIGGSQREERYDVLERRIDEMGLNQDDYWWYKELRKYGGAKHAGYGLGLERVIMYITGMSNIRDVLPFPRTPKNSEF; the protein is encoded by the coding sequence ATGAAAAAATTTGAATTAATTAAGGAAATTTACAAAAATCCGGATACATATTCAGATCAAAAGGTGTCTGTTGCAGGCTGGATTCGAACCATCAGAGCTTCAAAGGCTTTTGGATTCATAGAATTGAACGATGGGACTTTTTTTAAGAATGTTCAAATCGTTTTCGAAGAGAATTTGGAAAACTTTGAAACGATAAAGAAACTTGGAATAAGCGCGTCAGTTTCTGTGGAGGGGACCCTGGTTTTGACTCCGGACGCCAAACAACCATTCGAAATCAAGGCTGATTCCATAGAGGTGCAAGGGGAGTCGGAGAAGACCTACCCACTTCAAAAGAAAAGGCATACATTCGAGTATCTCAGAACGATAGCCCACTTAAGACCGAGAAGCAATACCTTTTCGGCTGTATTCAGAGTTAGGTCGCTTGTGAGCTATGCGCTCCACAAGTTTTTCCAGGACCGCGGATTCGTTTATGTGCATACCCCAATCATTACAGGAAGCGATTGCGAGGGTGCGGGGGAGATGTTTAGGGTTACGACCCTTGACCTGAACGATGTGCCTAAGAACGAAGAAGGGAAAATAGATTACGAAAATGATTTCTTCGGAAAGGAATCAAATCTTACAGTAAGTGGACAGCTCGAAGCGGAGATATTTGCGCTTGCTTTCAGAAATGTATATACTTTTGGACCGACATTTAGGGCTGAAAACTCAAACACTGCAAGACATGCATCGGAGTTTTGGATGGTAGAGCCTGAAATAGCGTTTGCCGATTTGGATGACAACATGGAGCTTGCCGAGGACATGATTAAGTATGTAATCAACTATGTAATGGAGCAGGCACCCGATGAAATGGAATTTTTCAACAAATTCATTGATAAGGGACTGAAAGACAGACTGGAAAATGTGGCAAATTCCGATTTTGGAAGGATAACATATACAAAGGCGATAGAGCTTTTAAAAGAAGCAAAGGTTGATTTTCAGTATCCTGTAGAGTGGGGTTGCGACCTCCAAACGGAGCATGAAAGATACCTTACGGAGAAGGTCTTCCAAAAGCCCATATTTGTTACTGACTATCCAAAGGACATAAAAGCCTTCTACATGCGTTTAAATGACGATAAAAATACCGTTGCTGCAATGGACCTTCTTGTTCCGGGCGTTGGCGAAATCATCGGTGGAAGTCAAAGGGAAGAGCGTTACGATGTTCTCGAAAGAAGAATTGACGAAATGGGTCTCAATCAAGACGATTACTGGTGGTATAAAGAGCTTAGAAAGTATGGCGGAGCGAAACACGCAGGTTATGGATTGGGTCTAGAACGTGTAATTATGTATATAACCGGGATGAGCAATATCAGAGACGTGCTTCCATTCCCGAGGACACCAAAAAACTCTGAATTCTAA
- the lspA gene encoding signal peptidase II produces MYYIIMVIGILCIDRFTKYLAIEHLQKVDTFPLIDGALHFTYAENTGAAFSILTGKQGLLILFTGMVIMVMCFYFWREKEHMSALANIAMAMIIGGAMGNFIDRILWNYVVDFIDFRLIDFAIFNVADSFIVVGALLLGYTILFDKASA; encoded by the coding sequence ATGTACTATATTATTATGGTCATAGGCATTTTGTGTATAGACCGCTTCACCAAGTATCTGGCAATAGAGCATCTCCAAAAGGTAGACACCTTTCCGCTAATAGACGGAGCCTTGCATTTTACCTATGCGGAGAACACGGGAGCGGCGTTCAGCATTTTGACCGGAAAGCAGGGACTTCTGATTCTCTTCACTGGGATGGTAATAATGGTTATGTGTTTTTATTTCTGGAGAGAAAAGGAGCATATGAGCGCATTGGCAAATATAGCAATGGCAATGATCATAGGCGGAGCAATGGGAAATTTTATTGATCGCATATTGTGGAATTATGTAGTTGATTTCATAGATTTCAGACTGATTGATTTTGCTATTTTTAATGTAGCAGACAGCTTCATAGTAGTAGGGGCTTTGCTGCTGGGCTATACCATTCTCTTTGACAAAGCCTCAGCTTGA
- a CDS encoding DMT family transporter, with protein MDNDRKGIFLILVATFFFALIGAVVKWTPEIPAFEKVFARNLIGAIIMFFIIKRKNIPFKLNHAPFMLYRSANGTLGALTQYWAISLLPLSTAVILNSLKTFFVLFLAYFFLKEKIRSKSVLAILIAMCGALLVVKPASGIDLFPSLIGLSSAFFAASTFVLLRKLKEYNPPEINVFYFLVFSLILVSPFMLTSFVFPSLTQLAKLLVIGVFGTMAQITMTVAYKYAEASKLAIYSYLNMVMSSIIAVFMFKEIPDFLSICGGSLIIMGGYANYKAALKSK; from the coding sequence ATGGACAACGATCGAAAAGGAATTTTCTTGATTTTGGTTGCCACCTTCTTCTTCGCACTTATTGGAGCAGTTGTGAAATGGACTCCTGAAATCCCTGCATTTGAAAAGGTTTTCGCAAGGAATCTTATAGGCGCAATCATTATGTTTTTTATCATAAAAAGAAAAAATATACCTTTTAAGCTTAACCATGCACCATTCATGCTTTATAGATCAGCTAATGGAACACTTGGTGCTCTCACACAGTATTGGGCAATTTCGTTACTGCCGCTTTCAACTGCAGTAATTCTAAACAGTCTTAAAACATTTTTTGTTTTGTTTTTGGCCTATTTCTTTCTCAAGGAAAAGATACGGTCGAAATCGGTTTTGGCTATATTGATTGCCATGTGCGGAGCTCTGTTAGTAGTAAAACCGGCATCCGGAATAGACTTATTTCCCTCCCTTATAGGTCTGTCTTCCGCTTTCTTCGCCGCAAGCACCTTCGTGCTTCTTCGGAAGCTCAAGGAATATAATCCTCCGGAAATCAATGTTTTCTACTTTCTTGTTTTCTCTTTAATTCTGGTTTCCCCATTTATGCTTACTAGCTTTGTATTTCCAAGTCTTACGCAACTGGCCAAGCTTCTTGTCATAGGCGTATTCGGAACAATGGCCCAAATAACCATGACCGTAGCCTACAAATACGCTGAGGCATCCAAGCTCGCCATCTACTCCTACTTAAATATGGTCATGTCATCTATAATTGCCGTATTCATGTTCAAAGAAATCCCCGATTTTCTAAGCATCTGCGGAGGATCCTTAATAATCATGGGCGGATATGCAAACTATAAAGCAGCGCTCAAATCCAAATAA
- a CDS encoding DMT family transporter, which yields MDNDRKGVFWILISTFFLALMGVVVKWTPEIPIFEKVLARNFIGAIIMFFIIKRKNIPFKLNHAPLMLYRSANGTLGILTQFWAISLLPLSNAVIINSLSPFFVLFLAYFFLKEKIRSKSILAILIAMCGALLVVKPASGVDLFPSLIGVSSAFFAASTFVLLRKLKEYNPPEINVFYFLVFSVILISPLMLTSFLMPSPQQIIKLLVIGVFGTITQITMTVAYKYAEASKLAIYIYLNIVMSSIIAVFMFKEIPDFLSICGGTLIITGGYVNYKAALKSKQTTINEEIKCQNSHL from the coding sequence ATGGACAACGATCGAAAAGGGGTCTTCTGGATTCTGATTTCCACCTTCTTCTTAGCGCTTATGGGAGTAGTAGTGAAATGGACTCCTGAAATCCCTATATTTGAAAAGGTTCTCGCAAGGAATTTTATAGGCGCAATCATAATGTTTTTTATCATAAAAAGAAAAAATATACCTTTTAAGCTCAACCATGCACCACTCATGCTTTACAGATCAGCGAACGGAACACTTGGGATACTCACACAGTTTTGGGCAATTTCGCTTTTGCCTCTTTCAAACGCAGTAATTATAAACAGTCTTTCACCATTTTTTGTTTTGTTTTTAGCCTACTTCTTTCTCAAGGAAAAGATACGATCAAAATCGATTTTGGCTATATTGATTGCCATGTGCGGCGCTCTGCTGGTAGTAAAACCGGCATCCGGAGTGGACTTGTTCCCCTCACTGATTGGAGTGTCTTCCGCTTTCTTCGCTGCCAGCACCTTCGTGCTTCTTCGGAAGCTCAAGGAATATAATCCTCCGGAAATCAATGTATTTTACTTTCTTGTTTTCTCGGTAATCCTAATTTCCCCATTAATGCTGACCAGCTTCTTGATGCCAAGCCCTCAGCAGATTATCAAGCTTCTTGTCATAGGCGTATTCGGAACAATAACCCAAATAACCATGACCGTAGCCTACAAATACGCGGAGGCATCCAAGCTCGCCATCTACATTTACCTCAATATCGTAATGTCATCTATAATTGCCGTATTCATGTTTAAAGAAATCCCCGATTTTCTAAGCATCTGTGGTGGAACTCTCATAATAACGGGCGGATATGTAAACTATAAAGCAGCACTTAAATCCAAACAAACAACTATCAATGAGGAAATCAAATGTCAAAACTCTCATTTGTAA